Proteins encoded by one window of Geobacter sp. DSM 9736:
- a CDS encoding MerR family transcriptional regulator, giving the protein MSLVKTWYTVSEAVDKFGMSEHDILLWVEEGLVRTEQVKGEPLRVNGDDLELQAGEIAGP; this is encoded by the coding sequence ATGTCACTCGTGAAGACTTGGTACACGGTTTCGGAGGCGGTGGACAAATTCGGGATGTCCGAGCATGACATCCTTCTATGGGTCGAAGAAGGGCTCGTAAGGACCGAGCAGGTGAAGGGGGAGCCATTGCGGGTGAATGGCGATGACCTGGAGCTGCAGGCAGGAGAGATTGCAGGCCCGTGA